gctgtctatcagctagaatcctgaccctgaaagacctgttagtctgtctttaaaagtccacctaaactccatgtattatcctgaatcagatgcaccagtgtgaggtcgttagctgcatgaagacatctgtccacccgatacaatcagtaagactcaaacttgtaacacggaCACCTGTCCACGGGGTAAGaaaataagactcaaacttgtaacatggccaagaccaaagagctgtccaaagacaccagagacaaaattgtacaactccacatagctggaaagggctatggagaaattcctaaccagcttggtgaaaaaaggcccactgttggagcaattatttgaaaatggaagaagctaaacatgacggtcaatctcaatcagagtggagacCCATGCAAACTAACACCTtctagggtctcaatgatccttagaaaggtgaggaatcagcccaggactacacgacaggacttggtcaatgacctgaaaagagctgtgaccaccgtttacaaggtgactgctggtaatacactaagatgtcatggtttgaaatcatgcatggcacggaaggctcccctgattaaaccagcacatgtcaagcatgtcttaagtttgcccatCAAcctttggataatacagaggagtcatgggagaaggttttgtgctcagatgagaccaaaatggaactttttggtcacaatttcactaaccgtgtttggaggaagacaaatgatgagttctatcccaagaacaccatccttactgtgacgctgggggtggtagcatcatactttgggggtatttttcggCACATGGGACGggaggactgcactgtattaaggagagggtgaGCGCCAGCCaatttattgtgagattttggggaacaacctctttccctcagtcagagcattgaagatgggtcgtggctgagtgtttcaacatgacaatgacccgaagcacacaaccaggaaaaccaaggagtgactctatcagaagcatatcaaggttgtggcgtggcctagccagtctccagacataaacccagtagaaaatccttggagggagctgaaactccatgtttctcagcgacagcacagaaacctgtttgagctcgagaagatctgtgtggaagagtgggccaaaatccctcctgcagtgtgtgaaaacctggtgaacaactacatgaaacatttgacctctgtaattgcaaataaaggctgactggtgccggtagtgtactaaatagatggaaagaatactttgagaagttgatgaatgaagaaaatgagagagaaggaagagttgaagaggcaagagtgaaggaccaggaagtggaaatgattactaagggggaagtcagaaaggcaccacaaaggatgaaaaatggaaaggcagttggtcctgatgacataccggtagaggtatggaagcaatttggagagatggctgtggagtttttgaccaacttattcaacagaatactagcgggcgaaaagatgcctgaagaatggaggaaaagtgttctagttcccatttttaagaacaaaggggatgttcagaggtgtgggaactatagaggaataaagttgatgagccacacaatgaagttatgggaaagagtagtggaggctagactcaggacagaagtaagtatctgcgagcaacagtatggtttcatgcctagaaagagtaccacagatgcattatttgccttgaggatgctcgtggaaaagtacagagaaggtcagaaggagctacattgtgtctttgtggatctagagaaagcctatgacagagtaccaagagaggaactgtggtactgcatgcgtaagtctggtgtggcagagaagtatgttaaaatagtacaggacatgtatgatggcagcagaacaatggtgaggtgtgccttaggtgtgacagaggaatttaaggtggaggtgggactgcatcagggatcagctctgagccccttcctgtttgcagtggtaatggataggctgacagatgaggttagactggaatccccttggaccatgatgttcgcagatgatattgtcatatgcagtgaaagcagggagcacgcagaggaacaattggaaagatggagacatgcactggaaaggagaggaatgaagattagccgaagtaaaacagaatatatgtgcgtgaatgagaaaagtagagggggaagagtgaggctacagggagaagagatagcgagggtggacgacttcaaatacttggggtcaacaatacagagcaatggagagtgtggtcaggaagtgaagaaacgggtccaagcaggttggaacagctggcgaaaggtgtctggtgtgttatgtgacagaagagtgtctgctaggatgaagggcaaagtttacaaaacagtggtgaggccggccatgatgtacggattagagacggtggcactgaagaaacaacaggaagctgaactggaggtggcagaaatgaagatgttgaggttctcgctcggagtgaccaggttggataggattagaaatgagctcattagagggacagccaaagctggatgttttggagacaagattcgagagagcagacttcgatggtttggacatgttcagaggcgagagagtgagtatattggtagaaggatgctgaggatggagctcccaggcaaaagggcgagaggaagaccaaagagaaggtttatggatgtggtgagggaagacatgagggcagttggggttcgagaggaagatgcaggagataggctaagatggcaaaagatgacacgctgtggcgacccctaacgggacaagccgaaaggaaaagaagaagaagaattgcaaataaaggctactgtacctaatactaacattgattttctcaggtgttcaaatacttatttgcaattacaattaaatagttaaaaaaaaatcatacattgtgatttctgcatttttctttttaaattatctcacagtggatatgaaCCTACGATTAAAATTGAAGAcgcctcaatgatttctaagtgggtgaacttgcaatatagcagggtgttcaaacactttcttcactgtagtgccaacttttttttttacatcactgcAAGATTTACCGATGGCACATCTGCATTGCTGGTTAAGTGGTACAAATGAAACAGGACTTGTCAGTTTGATATTCGGCATTTACTTGCATTTATGAtttgaaatgcagccctatgggggcacaaaccaatgcaatctgtagggcagtcccaagcccggataaatgcaaagggttgcatcagggagggcatccggtgtaaaaactgtggcaaacaaatatgagcgttcatctaaagaatcccataccggatcggtcgtggcccgggttaacaacgcccaccccctGCACTGCTAACcagcagggcgttggtggaaattcagctattgtgggtcgaagacaaagaagaggaggaaacaggatccatcatcagaagaaaaagaggaatgcacagagcctacaactgagtgtagggactttaaatgttgggactatgaaaggaaaagttggttgacatgatgatgcgGAGAAAacttgatattctgtgcatccaagagagcaggtggaaaggtagtaaggctagaagtttaggagcagggtttaaattattctactacggagtagatgggaagagaaatggagttgtgtttattttaaaggaagaactggttaagaatgtcttggaggtgaaaagagtatcagattgggtgatgagactaaaatttgaaattgagggtgttatgtataatgtggttagcggctatgccccacaggtaggatgtaaccaagagttgaaagagaaattctggaaggaactagatgaagtagttctgagcatcccagacagtgcgagagttgtgattggtgtagattgtaatggacatattggtaaaggaaacaggggcgatgaagaagtgatgggtaagtacagcatccaggaaaggaactttgagggacagatggtggtggactttgcaaaaaggatggagatggttgtagtgaacacttatttccagaagagggaggaacatatagtggcctataagagtggaggtagaagcacgcaggtggattatattttgtgcagacgatgtaatctgaaggagattactgactgtagtggtaggggagagtgtagctcaacagcataggatggtggtgtgtaggataaagtgttctagttcccatttttaagaacaaaggcaatgttcagagctgtgggaattatagtggaataaagttgatgagccacacaatgaagttatgggaacgagtagtggaggctagactcaggacagaagtaagtatctgcgagcaacagtatggtttcatgcctagatagagtaccacagatgaattatttaccttgaggatgttagtggaaaagtacagagaaggtccgaaggagctacattgtgtctttgtggatctcgagaaagcctatgacagagtaccaagagaggaactgtggtactgcatgcgtaagtatggtggcagagaagtattttaaaatagtacaggacatgtatgatggcagcaaaacaatggtgaggtgtgccttaggtgtgacagaggaatttaaggtggaggtgggactgcatcagggatcagctctgggcccccttcctgtttgcagtggtaatggataagctgacagatgaggttagactggaatccccttggaccatggtgttcgcagatgatattgtgatatgcagtgaaagcagggagcatgcagaggaacaattagaaagatggagacatgcattggaaaggagaggaatgaagattagctgaagtaaaacagaatatatgtgcgtgaatgagaaaggtggagggggaagagtgaggctacagggagaagagatagcgagggtggaggacttcaaatacttggggtcaacaatccagagcgatggtgagtgtggtaaggacgtgaagaaacgggtccaagcaggttggaacagctggcggaaggtgtctgttgtgttatgtgacagaagagtctctgctaagataaagggcaaagtttacaaaacagtggtgaggctggccatgatgtacggattagagacggtggcactgaagaaacaacaggaagcagaactggaggtagcagaaatgaagatgttgaggttctcgctcagagcgagcaggttggataggattagaaatgagctcatgagagggacagtcaaagttggatgttttggagaaaagatttgagagagcagacttcgatggtttggacatgttcagaggcgagagagtgagaatattggtggaagggtgctgaggatggagctgccaggcaaaagagcgagaggaagaccaaagagaaggtttatggatgtggtgaggaaagacatgagggcagttggggttagagaggaagatgcagaagataggctaagatggcaaaagatgtcacgctgtggcgacccctaacgggacaagccgaaaggaaaagaagaagaagacttgcaTTTATGATTTGAGGAATTTGATGAGCTAATGAAGTGTATACATTGTATGAAGTTCTTAAAACCTAATAGAAGATTTATTCAGTGTGTCAGTGTACATTACTAACAAATAGattaacaaagatacattattgtAAATAGAATGAgttgtaaaattaaataaacattcatacagtaaatgaacaagtcatttaaatagacacattgcttCATTGTGTGATCAAATcggttactgtttttttttttttttttttttaaagacgccGATTGGTAAAAAGCCCCGAAAATACTAATTGGGTCAAGGTTCGttatcataaaagaaaaaaaaagttcattttgttaacagtttttttttcaattttagttcGTTTTCATTCACTATAATAATTTTGATTTTCATATATGTCAGTCAAGAAGAAACGTTCATCTTACATTATTCATCTGCAAGACAATGCTATACAAACTTGTAGAGTGTCGTACCTCTTGACTTGCTAAAAAATATATCAACTATAGAGTAAGATCAAGTAAACTTAACTAACATTAGTCATCCCACCTACGCACCAATATCAGCAGATccgacagggttcatactcagtctgacccaaaaaatttaagggatttttaggggcattcttaggggctgacacgaaaaactTAGGGctatcgtgggaaatcaagagtaaggaataaagactcacccaatggtgccatcaaccgttcttggttcatcaaatgttccagtacctcactacctgtgacagtgattaCTTGTCGCCCCTTGttgtagttctcattgatatgaccattgtgaatgtcttcacataacagtctacagaaaaacagattctaactacaattgcaactatatacacaaatgtcttctactgatgtctgtctcagcacccctactctagctccttgagcctacccagtgcctcctctatttgttgctgcagaggtgccaaagtggctctcttgtcctttgctctgcctctgagtgcattggcatcggtgataaacctcagattcctcttttcttctgcctcctcacacagcctgtcagccttctcaataagcgtagatatgtcagtctctattctggcttttttggctttgaggcagtagagatgaaaagtgggcagcgatgccaaatgtagccaggtacgaattcttcctttccccacagtggtactttttagcaatgtcactgtctgggaacatgactgaaaacactttcgaattattttcacaagatttgtaactgtaatggctgcagatcacttttaaagtccacaccatctctgcctttaacgagtccgtcttcgtgtattgaactacgttcataaagcctgacttctggctggttgaagtcgatggctggacaactgtaggtgcgcatgcactgctagtcccactgcctgaagttgatgcttcactatcttgatattttagaaacagattcataccaacggaagatgagagagtcttcgccaaatcaacGTGTCTcttgtttttccggtgcgactccagcgctttgacgcccatcttttcaagctggtaactttgcttgcacagatggcagtaaaacatgtgccgatcttttggaccTCGATGAACCCAGGTCCTACAtgccttactttcaacccaagcttcttggaaaaatgcacttccctgtgatacaagttggatggatgaaagaactacgctacgtcgtaatgaAGACGatgtgaaatgcctactcacggaaacaaacaatggaatatcgacaagatggcgacaagttgtcaagaCGGTGACTTCCggtgacaatttccggctgttttggacgccagacggatcgctattttttaaaaataaaagataatttttttagggagaattttagcggtagaggtcctccctttgatttttttgtaatttaaggcctttttaggggcttgaccggttttcacagatttttaactacttttaggagcccctaaatgcacctttaacaatttaggggtttttagggacttttagggccacgTGCGAACCCTGTCCGATTTAATTACTACATTCGATTAAAAGGGAATGAATTACAATTGCCTTCAAACTTAATACATTCATTTATTGGGAGAGTTTAAATCACTACTAGTTTATTAGTTGTCACTGCTAACttagattatttcttttttttattaatatattgGGTGTGCTATTATAAATTTTTATTGTTCCCAGGAGAGACCTCGGAACAACTTTCCGAGACGTAAGATATTTTAATCTCAAGGAGACCACGTGTTCAACTAaagaataaatttaaaaaatattgttgtcAATTTCTGTAAAACGATTTAGTTGAGAGATGTACGTTACCTGCACATTGTGGATAAGGCAGTAGTTGTAGTATTTTATCTTGCATAATTTCAGAAAGTTGAGGCAAGCTGtcgagaaataaaaaaatgtggttaaCGTTGTTCGTCACATTTGTAAAACCTTTTCGCGTGCCACTCTCTTTTTCAGCCCTTTGACATTCAAGGAAGGAAAGTCTTAACGGCGTGTTGTTGCTTTTATAGCTAAAGAATTTAGCAAGCTAACGCGACAGCTCAAATATGCTACGGCTTAAATTCATTAAACAATCCTGGTAGCTTTGTTGATAACAAGATAATTAGCACATTACCATGATTAGATTTCAAGGCTAACAGGACTTTCTTACCTTTCGGCCTTTCTTCTGTGAATAAATCAATCACAACATCCCCGAGGGTAGTTTCAAGGAGGACCGCCATGTCAACTTCCGAGATCTCGCGAGAAGAACATTACCAAACGTCACACGCATGCGCAGTTTCTACTTCCTTGGAAACGTTTGGACTGCTAACCAGAATTACAATGGCACGGcgaactgtttttgttttatttctgttttttctcAATGTCAAGCGTAACCAAGCATCACCGAATACGGTAAGAACTACGGTGCGAAACACTTTTTAAAGTCCTGTTCTATTAATGAAACAGATGTTACGGTGAGTAGTAAACCACCGgatatttctgtttttgttttcacgtGTTCCTGTTAATGTTCGCTGATGTCTTATTTTTAAGTGTGGTGAATTGCTGGAATGGCCCTTAATTATACGTGTGACGATATGATAATATGAGAAACAGCAAAGAAAGGTGGGTGAGGGTACGATAAGTGGAACTGTATGCGAATTTGCTGTTTGCAAATTTTTTACTGTATTGACACTGCTCCtgttcacacaaacacaagaataaagttgaaataCGAGTaaaatacagtgtgtgtgtgtgtttgtttgtgtgtgtgtgtgtgcgcgcgcgcgcgcgcgtgtgtgtgcgtgcgtgtgagaATAAATACTGAATACAAGCGAGAAATAGGAATTAGATTAAAttgataaaatgaaatacatatttgtgcaacaagagaaaaacaaagttcAAATTATAGGTACGGAAAATTTTAaatcatatacacacacacatacacacaatattGAGGATTAATCACATCCATATACAGTAGCAGAAAATCGTGTCCAAATCCTTTGAACGTGTTATTTTGGATGCCGAGGTCGAAGAACATTTTTATCTTTGTCAGAACCACAGAAAATCTTGATGGaattgaaaatttcaaaaagGAGGTGGTAATGGGATTTCCTAACAATATGTTGGATGAAACAAttagaaaatgcaattttggtGGGCCTACGCCAAATCCAAGAGCCAAAGTCCAGCACAACAAAATCGAAATAAGTTAAAACTGAACAACAGTTAAATTATATAtcctttttccaaaaatgtcattcatgagaataaagtcaaaacataacaaaatgtAACCGTACAGAAATAAAGTCAATGTTAAAAGCTAAAACATTACACTTTCCCAATTAATAATTCAgtgaaaatgtactgcacaaAAAGTAAGTAAAAGTTGTACCCAAGTAAACTAAACAATTTTTAAGGATTAAATGCAAACGTGTAGAaccaaaatgttaaatacaactgaaatgtAATTGAGCAGTCTTCATGTATCACTAGTGTAAACTCGTGTACCACACGTGATACTTCTACCAAACTTTGAGAACCACTAAGTTAGAGATTAATATTGTATTAATTATTATAGGAAAATATCCTGATCAACGTGACAGCGGGGGCATTGGCAGATACACAAGACTCTAACAACTTACAGGTAAAACCcatccagttttgtttttccaaacataaaataatgacaaaccTGACCAAACTCTTGCTCTTTCAGCTGAATTTAAACATATCAGTGGGCAAGGAGGAGGTATTGGTAAACGATGTTCCTGTTCAGTTGTCGGGTGTCACCAGATTCAACTGCCAAGCGCTTCTCTGTAAGCCAAAATGAAGTTCTTTACATGTTCTTTCACCACTTAACACGAATCCTCCTTACTTGTTTTTGTCAGTGGATAGCACTAATGGAAGCAGTGAGTATGAAGGTGGGGACATGGTATCTACTGTCACCCGGGTGATGGTGACCCAGAAACGGCTGGATATTGACCTGGAAGAGGTGGTGGCTCTGCAAGTGTTTAGTGAAGTTATTGAGTTGGAGGGCAAACAGGTACACATCATATAACACGCTAATATGACTTTTTCTCATTATGTTTCCACTGTTTCACTGCTTTATCTATACgcacaataataaatgtttttgcctTACTTAGAGATAGACTGACAAGTCGTAGAAATAGTATGTCATCGGTGACTGACTAGTTGACATTGGCTTCGGTAGGCCAGTGTGATTAATACAAATTGAATCGCAACTTCGATTTTGGCTTGATATGATCATAAAGAATtgataatggaagaaaaacaatgaatatGCAGTGGCGCAGGTTGTGTGCACAAGTTCCTGGTTTGACTGCAtcctgtttgttttgtttttttcatcatcattgggctttattttgtcaactcaaatgcaaccAGATACAACCGTTACTGTGGGAATGACGCtgactgttttataaaaaaaaaaatggcggaaAAAAGTGTTCgtggtcactggtgctcaggaCAGAAGAGGACGCTTGTGTAAGTGTAAGatttgcttgaggtatgttcacatacttttaatatgatacggACGAAACCGTACCAgatacagggttcgcacgcagccctaaaagtccctaaaaacccctaaattttcgaaggtgcatttaggggctcctgaaagtccttaaaaatctgtgaaaaccggtcaagcccctaaaaaggccttaaattacaaaaaaatcaaaaggaggacctctaccgctaaaattctccctaaaaaattatcttttatttttaaaaaatagcgatccgtctggcgtccaaaacagccggaaattgtcaccGGAAGTCACCGtcttgacaacttgtcgccatcttgtcgatattccattgtttgtttccgtgagtaggcatttcacatCGTCTtcattacgacgtagcgtagttctttcatccatccaacttgtatcacagggaagtgcatttttccaagaagcttgggttgaaagtaaggcaTGTAGGACCTGGGTTCATCGAggtccaaaagatcggcacatgttttactgccatctgtgcaagcagagttaccagcttgaaaagatgggcgtcaaagcgctggagtcgcaccggaaaaacaagagacgctgatttggcgaagactctctcatcttccattggtatgaatctgtttctaaaatatcaagagagtgaagcatcaacttcaggcagtggtactagcagtgcatgagcacctacagttgtccagtcatcgacttcaaccagccagaagtcaggctttatgaacgtagttcaatacacgaagacggactcatTAATGGCAGAGAtggtgtggactttaaaagtgatctgcagccattacaggtacaaatcttgtgaaaataattcgaaagtgttttcagtcatgttcccagacagtgacattgctaaaaactaccactgtggggaaaggaagaattcgtacctggctacatttggcatcgctgcctacttttcatctctactgcctcaagccaaaaaagccagaatagagactgtcatatctacgcttattgagaaggctgacaggctgtgtgaggaggcagaagaaaagaggaatctgaggtttatcacagaggccaatgcactcaagaggcagagcaaaggacaagagccactttggcacctctgcagcaacaaatagaggaggtacttggtaggctcaaggagctggAGTAGGGGtcctgagacagacatcagtagaagacatttgtgtatatagttgcaattgtttAGAATcggtttttctgtagactgttatgtgaagacattgacaatggtcatatcaatgagaactacaaCAAGGGTCGACAGGtaatcactgtcacaggtactgaggtactcgAACATTTGATGAATCAAGAacagttgatggcaccattgggtgagtcttttttccttactcttgatttcccacgatggccctaaatttttcgtgtcagctctaaatttttcgtgtcatcccccaagaatgcccctaaaaagcccttaaattttttgggtcagactgagtatgaaccctgcagATAGCACCAGAACTCataacagctgataaatgcaatgagtctgcccgttattttagtgaaaaaataatccattagggttgattagaatacatgatctgaccagagaAGTGATATCTAATCATTATGGAGCCAtagcaaatattttacaattaaaaatgtcactgcacaccaacaaacaatgaTGTCACCAAAAATAGATTTATTAAATGCTGCCATCCAATAGAAGAacattcatttgttgtctgtcaCTGTGTCCCACTGGCTTGAATACATGAGAAAGAtacattatccatccacccatccatccattttcttagccccttatgtTCACGattgtcgcggggagtgctggagcctatcctagctgtcaacaggcatgaggtggggtacaccctgaactggttgccggccaattgcagggcacctcgagacaaacaaccgcactcacaatcacacctcggggcaatttagagtgttcaattaatgttacatatttttgggatgtgggaggaaaccagactgcctggagaaaacccacgcaggcacggagagaacatgcaaactccacacaggcaagaggtggggtacaccctgaactggttgccagccaatcgcagggcacagagacaaacggctgcactcacaatcacagcacaatttggagtgtccaatgtttgttgcatgtttttgggatgtgggaggaaaccgcagtgcctgtagaaaacccacgcaggcacggggagaacatgcaaactccacacaggcggggccgtgattgaacctgggtcctcagaactgtgaggccaatgctttccaactgttccaccgtgccgcctgattgTCTCtatttttatgttcattttttaagaaaactgtatattgttttactttactttacaaatgtattatttaaagTTGAGTTTTGGTCGGGAAATAAAggtctgaaaataaaaaaaaagttttgaaataaatgaacgCTCGTTCGCATTAAtcatgatgatttttttcttcccatcaattGCCCAATCCTCATAGATAGCACAGAACTCCTTTTTTGGACCAACACTTGTGAttgattatgattatgatgaaaactgaaaatgacagcaaaatgtTACTAAAGGAATATATTAACATATAAATTTGTGTTGTAGGTTCAACAGTCTGATATGTGTGAGGTGAAAATCGTGCTGAGCCCCGATTTCCAGAAGGTGGCTCAGGTTACCAACATTTACCCCATTGGACTTAGTGAGATCTTCAGGGTTCCTAGAGACAATGATGTGGTTGTCACAGATCCACCAAACCATGGAACTGGTATGGCG
This genomic window from Syngnathoides biaculeatus isolate LvHL_M chromosome 23, ASM1980259v1, whole genome shotgun sequence contains:
- the ginm1 gene encoding glycoprotein integral membrane protein 1, which encodes MARRTVFVLFLFFLNVKRNQASPNTENILINVTAGALADTQDSNNLQLNLNISVGKEEVLVNDVPVQLSGVTRFNCQALLLDSTNGSSEYEGGDMVSTVTRVMVTQKRLDIDLEEVVALQVFSEVIELEGKQVQQSDMCEVKIVLSPDFQKVAQVTNIYPIGLSEIFRVPRDNDVVVTDPPNHGTEEQMLLQTTSQYPLKHSETTQEEIAAPGKLPETPLRMDPDLLKEIKYEEPEDGDMGQQDRIPIESSPKEFLSYSAICRWVEDFRERLRYFCSESLPLFFLVMWVVVIGVVGSAVIVKILDLFFPTCEHKHICHLNSVILLLDDEKHTLLDKTELEEEDVMKP